One window from the genome of Methylophaga thalassica encodes:
- a CDS encoding MHYT domain-containing protein has translation MYSLDNFFVTSAPQQSLIVGSYDLFLVILSIILATTASFVALHFASMTKVIQNNHHRHIAIIAGASIFAGGVWSMHFVGMLAYEMSEQATYNIPLTLISILPSLIASYITLRMLVNPAMTLWQLIISSLSVGAGIGMMHYVGMEAMEMDADLRYVPSWFFASIIVAVVLAFIALSARHYLTKFWKQHSVHLINIISALVMGLAISGMHYTGMAAARFIMSDDTLMPHRITEDHVQLSYVITSITLLLIALAITIASQLRYRQLLTEKTISELRLKTTLETAVDGIITIDEKGTIQDFNPSASAIFGWKNTEIIGRPFFVLVPDDAKHEYQEYLFNFHNTGKTQLTGQAREVFARHKDGHTFPIRLGVGRVEVKDVGSMFVGFATDISQRWEIEEKLRKSEEQYSSLIRNIPGASFRCLLDEHWSVIFVSDAIFDMTGWAAEDFYKKRIHLSELIHHDDVDLTNDAVQSALESKTSYSVEFRWKHRDGHYIWVFEKGSIIYENDQPVWIDGLILDITHRIEMEDDLRQAKERAELSAESKARFMANMSHEIRTPMNAIIGFSDLLLDAKDISGNNKKHLQTISQSARSLLHLLNDILDSAKLEKNKLELEESTFDLTRLIDSVISTLWLQAKNKNLYLNCSIPDDIHTTYLGDENRIRQVLYNIIGNAVKFTENGGVTVSVFPIAESTLRFTVEDTGIGMDEAILNTIFEPFAQADASMSRRFGGTGLGTTISKQLVDLMGGELNASSEAGIGSTFFFDLPLQKTDDIIDTTLENQSLSIPPKTVLIADDISQNLTLLSLLLERQNHTVITAVNGEDAFHQYITNKPDIILMDLQMPVMDGFTATRKIREYESAQRLQPIPVVALTASVLSEDRLQAANAGMNGFSHKPIDIQLLTAEMARVLGIEPDFISIAPEKHHIDENKFTQISTDKALTLWGSYSVYLAELARFIKEYSDVSKQLAELNETSNYSELKKLAHKLKGVSGNLGLMKIHQSTSLIENKSNNENKVEIAAEIAKLDKAFSTLSKEEKRIKASLADSDSDTTLTSPVLLGHDSVLALVDELIELSEHGELNEDKVDELVNGVEADLHRLALDIKKSVLDFDFLVAQKHLSAIKQHITKMNA, from the coding sequence CCGTCATATTGCCATTATCGCTGGTGCCAGCATTTTCGCTGGGGGCGTCTGGAGTATGCACTTTGTTGGTATGTTAGCTTATGAGATGTCTGAACAAGCGACATACAATATTCCTCTGACACTTATCTCAATTCTACCAAGTTTGATTGCCTCATATATCACTCTGAGAATGCTAGTCAATCCTGCAATGACCTTGTGGCAACTGATTATCAGTAGTTTGTCAGTAGGTGCAGGTATCGGAATGATGCATTACGTCGGAATGGAAGCAATGGAAATGGATGCTGATCTACGTTATGTGCCAAGTTGGTTCTTTGCATCAATTATTGTTGCTGTTGTCTTAGCTTTTATCGCGCTATCTGCTCGTCATTATCTTACAAAATTTTGGAAACAGCACTCTGTTCATCTTATCAACATAATAAGTGCCCTGGTTATGGGCCTTGCCATTTCAGGAATGCACTACACAGGCATGGCAGCAGCACGATTTATTATGAGCGATGATACTCTGATGCCGCATCGTATCACCGAAGATCATGTTCAACTGTCTTATGTGATTACCTCTATCACATTATTGCTTATCGCTTTAGCAATCACTATTGCCTCTCAGCTCAGATACCGTCAGTTACTTACAGAAAAAACCATCAGTGAGCTACGCCTGAAAACAACACTTGAAACAGCAGTTGACGGCATCATCACTATAGATGAAAAAGGTACCATCCAAGACTTTAATCCTTCAGCGTCAGCTATCTTTGGCTGGAAAAATACAGAAATTATCGGCAGACCTTTCTTTGTTCTAGTACCTGATGATGCTAAACATGAATACCAGGAGTATTTATTCAATTTTCATAACACGGGGAAAACTCAACTTACTGGCCAAGCGAGAGAAGTCTTTGCTAGACATAAGGATGGTCATACATTTCCAATCCGACTAGGCGTTGGTCGTGTTGAAGTTAAAGATGTTGGCTCTATGTTTGTTGGTTTTGCTACCGATATCTCTCAACGATGGGAAATTGAAGAAAAGCTACGTAAGAGCGAAGAGCAATATAGCTCATTAATTAGAAATATTCCTGGCGCCAGTTTTCGTTGTTTGCTGGATGAACACTGGTCGGTCATTTTTGTCAGCGATGCCATTTTTGATATGACAGGCTGGGCTGCTGAAGACTTTTATAAGAAGCGAATTCATCTCTCAGAACTGATTCACCACGATGATGTGGATTTAACCAATGATGCTGTTCAATCAGCACTTGAAAGTAAAACCAGTTACTCAGTTGAGTTTCGCTGGAAACACAGAGATGGCCACTATATCTGGGTATTTGAAAAAGGCTCTATTATTTACGAGAACGACCAACCCGTTTGGATAGATGGGTTGATTCTGGATATTACACACCGCATAGAGATGGAAGACGATCTTCGTCAGGCGAAAGAGAGAGCTGAACTTTCAGCAGAGAGTAAAGCCAGATTCATGGCGAATATGAGTCATGAAATAAGAACACCGATGAATGCCATCATCGGTTTTTCAGATCTGCTTCTTGATGCCAAAGATATCAGTGGCAATAATAAAAAACATCTGCAAACCATTAGCCAATCAGCCCGATCATTGCTTCACCTGTTAAATGATATTCTCGACAGTGCCAAACTAGAAAAGAATAAACTCGAACTCGAAGAATCCACATTCGATTTAACCAGGCTGATTGATTCGGTCATTTCAACATTATGGCTTCAAGCAAAAAATAAGAACCTATACCTTAACTGCAGCATACCTGACGATATTCATACCACGTATTTGGGAGATGAAAACAGAATTAGGCAAGTGCTATACAACATTATCGGTAATGCCGTTAAGTTTACTGAAAATGGTGGTGTCACTGTCTCGGTATTCCCTATTGCTGAGTCCACTCTTCGTTTTACCGTTGAAGACACTGGTATTGGGATGGATGAAGCCATACTGAATACGATTTTCGAACCCTTCGCTCAGGCCGATGCTTCAATGAGCCGTCGCTTTGGTGGAACCGGACTCGGTACGACAATTTCCAAACAGTTAGTAGATTTAATGGGAGGAGAATTAAATGCCAGCAGCGAGGCGGGTATTGGTAGTACATTTTTCTTTGATCTACCGCTGCAAAAGACTGATGACATCATTGATACGACATTAGAGAATCAATCGCTCTCGATTCCACCCAAAACAGTCTTAATTGCTGATGATATCTCTCAAAATTTGACTTTACTATCACTTTTACTTGAGCGACAAAATCATACTGTTATTACTGCTGTAAATGGTGAAGATGCATTTCATCAATACATCACAAATAAACCTGACATTATTCTGATGGATTTACAAATGCCAGTGATGGATGGATTTACAGCTACCAGAAAAATTCGCGAATATGAGTCAGCTCAGCGACTTCAACCGATACCTGTAGTGGCTTTAACCGCAAGTGTATTATCTGAAGATCGTCTTCAAGCGGCTAATGCCGGCATGAATGGCTTTTCCCATAAACCTATTGATATTCAGCTGCTCACTGCTGAAATGGCACGAGTTCTCGGTATTGAGCCAGACTTCATCTCAATAGCTCCTGAAAAACATCATATCGATGAAAATAAGTTCACACAGATTAGTACTGATAAAGCATTAACCTTATGGGGCAGCTACTCTGTTTATTTAGCTGAATTAGCACGTTTTATAAAAGAATATAGCGATGTCAGCAAACAGTTAGCAGAGTTGAATGAAACATCGAATTACAGTGAACTGAAAAAGCTGGCACATAAGCTCAAAGGTGTGTCAGGAAACCTGGGCCTTATGAAAATCCATCAATCAACTTCTTTGATAGAAAATAAGTCAAATAATGAAAATAAAGTCGAAATAGCGGCGGAGATTGCTAAGCTCGACAAGGCGTTTTCCACGTTATCAAAAGAGGAAAAACGGATAAAAGCCTCACTGGCTGACTCAGACAGTGATACAACATTAACATCACCAGTCCTCCTTGGTCATGACAGTGTATTGGCTCTCGTCGACGAACTTATCGAGCTTAGCGAGCATGGAGAGCTTAACGAAGATAAAGTAGATGAGCTGGTAAATGGGGTTGAAGCCGACTTACATCGACTTGCTCTAGA